One genomic window of Panicum hallii strain FIL2 chromosome 6, PHallii_v3.1, whole genome shotgun sequence includes the following:
- the LOC112896224 gene encoding probable WRKY transcription factor 3 yields MQRHEKIAALKPVASRPFSSFRSFPKLLQDFTSTGSPPITVLEEAVLVKPKATRFPSLPSELPTEITATIDAGSDTTCEEMEVDTEQENCCGHLTTCHTVKKPTGSRLSFDGYNWRKYGQKKVKGSEFPRSYYKCTHPSCPVKRKVETTIDGQVAEIVYSGEHSHPKPRPPRTPLSSPSTAEVVVCGVHGTDDTMQE; encoded by the exons ATGCAACGTCATGAGAAGATTGCTGCTCTGAAGCCTGTGGCGTCCAGGCCTTTCTCCAGCTTCAGGTCCTTTCCAAAGCTCCTTCAAGACTTCACTAGCACAGGTTCCCCACCCATCACCGTCTTGGAGGAAGCAGTTCTAGTTAAGCCGAAGGCCACTCGGTTCCCATCGCTACCAAGTGAACTTCCGACAGAAATAACTGCAACCATA GACGCTGGCTCAGATACCACATGTGAGGAAATGGAGGTAGATACAGAGCAGGAGAACTGCTGCGGCCATCTAACAACATGCCACACTGTCAAGAAGCCCACGGGCAGTCGTTTGTCATTTGATGGCTACAACTGGAGGAAATACGGGCAAAAGAAGGTGAAAGGGAGCGAGTTCCCACGGAGCTACTACAAGTGCACGCATCCAAGCTGCCCTGTGAAGAGGAAGGTGGAGACGACAATAGACGGCCAGGTTGCTGAAATCGTGTACAGCGGTGAGCACAGCCACCCCAAACCTCGTCCTCCCAGGACGCCATTGTCGTCCCCAAGCACGGCAGAGGTTGTGGTCTGCGGCGTGCATGGTACTGACGATACCATGCAGGAGTAG
- the LOC112896222 gene encoding NEDD8-specific protease 1-like, with protein sequence MGLGSRPASTSTGGEKKGEERVLSHGDAVLIRSDLAILRGPRFINDRIIAFYFAHLSAGLGDDLLLLPPSIPYLLSNLPDPASVAAIAEPLRLASRRLVLLPVNDNPDASVPEGGSHWTLLVLDNTTSPSGPRFVHHDSIRGAPNLPVASHLADTLRPLLLQSDSRRRGAVPVVEGPTPRQPNGYDCGVYVMAIARAICGWWKSGHGGHRGGDWFEAVRTEVEADSVEAMRGELLQLITTLIQDKANASSASEGNKTSNTD encoded by the coding sequence atggGCTTGGGCTCCCGCcccgcctccacctccaccgGCGGCGAGAAGAAGGGGGAGGAGCGGGTGCTGAGCCACGGCGACGCCGTGCTCATCCGCTCCGACCTCGCCATCCTCCGCGGGCCCCGCTTCATCAACGACCGCATCATCGCCTTCTACTTCGCCCACCTCTCCGCCGGCCTCGGCGACGACCTCCTCCTGCTCCCGCCCTCCATCCCCTACCTTCTCTCCAACCTCCCCGACCCGGCCTCCGTCGCTGCCATAGCGGAGCCGCTCCGCCTCGCCTCCCGCCGCCTCGTGCTGCTCCCCGTCAACGACAACCCCGACGCCTCCGTCCCCGAGGGCGGTTCCCACTGGACCCTCCTCGTCCTCGACAACACCACCAGCCCATCCGGCCCCCGCTTCGTCCACCACGACAGCATCCGCGGCGCGCCCAACCTCCCCGTCGCCAGCCACCTCGCCGACACGctccgccccctgctcctccagaGCGATTCGAGGAGGAGGGGCGCTGTGCCGGTCGTGGAGGGGCCCaccccgaggcagcccaacggCTACGACTGCGGCGTCTACGTCATGGCCATCGCCAGGGCCATCTGTGGCTGGTGGAAGAGTGGCCATGGCGGCCACCGGGGAGGGGATTGGTTCGAGGCGGTGAGGACGGAGGTGGAAGCCGACAGTGTCGAGGCCATGAGGGGCGAGCTGCTGCAACTAATCACCACCCTCATCCAAGACAAGGCCAATGCCAGTTCAGCATCCGAGGGCAACAAGACAAGCAACACTGATTGA